Genomic DNA from Thermoplasmata archaeon:
CAGCGCACGGGCGAGCCGATCTCCTGGCGCTTCTCGATGAGGACCGTGTCACAGCCGTTCATCGCCGCGTAGCGGGCCGTCATGGAGCCGGCGGGGCCGGCGCCGACGACCAAGACATCACACTGGAAGTTGGGCATAACGAACCCGGCGTACTCATCGGGAGGGCATATAAGAAACTACTGGGAACGGCGGCTCGCGTGTGGGATCGCCACAAAATCCTTGGACCCGGCCGACGTGCCTCCTCCGTCGGCTCGGGCTGCTGCGATCGCCGACAAGGCCCGCGGCAGAACAGGGAGTGAGTGTGGCATGAACCTGACCAACGACAGCTACGTCATCGTGATGGGCAACCGGAACTTCAGGGAGCGCTACTACCGGGACGAGATGGGTTGGCTGAAGGTGAGCGCACGAGGCCGAGTCTTTCGGATGACCGCCGAGCAAGTCCTGAATCACCTTCTGCCCGCAGTTGCCGTGTCCGCAGAGACCGGAGCGCGCATCAAACCGAACGTGATCATCAAGGTGGAGCATCACGAGTCTCTTCCGCGAGGCTCCTAGCGGGGAAGGAGACTGAGCCGTCTAGGTGGCAGCTCACTTCATCGTGTGGAGCTTGTGACCGCGCGGGTAGTCGATCGCGCCCACGGGGCAGACCTTGACGCACATGCCGCACTGGGTGCAGTCCTCGTTGAACGTAAGGTAGACCTCGTTCAGGAAGATCGCGTTCGTCGGGCACGTGCCGACGCACGCCCCGCAGTGCATGCAGAGCATGTCGTCGATCGCCATGATCCCGTTGTCCCTCACGGAGGGACGGATCGCGATGGCCGCGGCTTCAGGCATGTCGGGCCCGCCACTCTTCCATGGGCACGGCGAACTTCTTCTCGATTTCCTCGCGGAAGTTCGGGCCCGTGTTGTACGCGCAGAACGGGATGACCTTGCCGTCCGGGGTCGCGTAGTGGATCACGCACCGCTTCACGCGCTCGATGTCGTAGTTGTAGTTGTCCTGGAAGTGCATGCCGCCGATGTACATGGTCGACCAGGAGAACTCCGCGGCGCCCTTCTTGTCGCCCTTCGTGAACATGTTGTCCAGGATCTTGAGCATCTTGGTCAGGCCCATGCCCTCGGGCGCCTCTTCGGGGCGGAAGTGCCGCTTCAGGAGCTGGAGCGCCTTGAGCTTGGACGTGAACTTGATCTTCTTGCCCTTCGTGTCCTGCGCCAGGAGCCACATGTCCTCCATGAGCCCCTCGACGTCGATGAACCGCGTGATCGGCACGGGGTCCCGGCCGTTCTCGAGGAAGAGGTAGGACGCGAGCCCGCACGCCGGATGGGACGTGAAGGACGGCTTCGCGATCCCCGTGAGCACGGAGACGAGCTCGGAAATCGGCGCGACGAACGGCACGGGGTACCAGTCGTCCCGCGTGAGGTAGCCCGTCTGCTCCTCGAGGTCGTACGCGAGGTCGGACAGGGTGTAGCGGAGCTTCCTGCGGT
This window encodes:
- a CDS encoding 4Fe-4S binding protein; amino-acid sequence: MPEAAAIAIRPSVRDNGIMAIDDMLCMHCGACVGTCPTNAIFLNEVYLTFNEDCTQCGMCVKVCPVGAIDYPRGHKLHTMK